In Sphingopyxis sp. DBS4, one genomic interval encodes:
- a CDS encoding response regulator, with amino-acid sequence MTSERIASQMQERPRLLLVEDDAGVRRSLQLLFRARGFDVRAYAAGAALLADPTARDACCFIADYRLDETDGIDVLCRLRESGWSGPAVLITAFPSPDLTERALAHGFNQVLEKPFREHVLGETVARLTGAGEAIAHS; translated from the coding sequence ATGACAAGTGAGAGAATTGCATCCCAGATGCAGGAGCGTCCACGGCTTCTCCTGGTGGAGGATGATGCCGGGGTTCGCCGATCGTTACAGCTTCTGTTTCGAGCCCGAGGCTTCGATGTCCGGGCCTATGCGGCCGGTGCTGCGCTCCTTGCCGATCCGACCGCCCGCGATGCCTGCTGCTTTATCGCGGATTACAGGCTGGACGAAACCGACGGGATCGACGTGCTCTGCCGTCTCAGAGAGAGTGGTTGGTCCGGCCCAGCGGTGCTCATCACAGCTTTCCCATCTCCTGATCTCACCGAGCGGGCCCTGGCGCATGGGTTCAACCAGGTCCTCGAGAAGCCCTTTCGCGAACATGTGCTCGGCGAGACCGTTGCTCGATTGACAGGTGCGGGTGAGGCAATCGCCCATTCCTGA
- a CDS encoding response regulator transcription factor, which yields MDEKRVVHIVDDEDSIRRSTGFMLKKSGFSVTPWVSGVEFLKNLKQAEQGCILLDVRMPEMDGLAVQQELNARGISMPVVVLTGHGDVTIAVQAMKAGAVDFLEKPFEKAVLITAIETAFERLADAEGRASRAADATILIAGLSAREQDVLKGLAQGLPNKSIAYDLGISPRTVEVHRANLMTKLGVRSLSEALRIAFSAGVTG from the coding sequence ATGGATGAAAAACGTGTTGTTCACATAGTCGATGACGAGGATTCGATCCGCCGTTCGACTGGTTTCATGCTGAAGAAATCGGGTTTTTCGGTGACGCCGTGGGTTTCCGGCGTGGAATTTCTTAAAAATCTCAAGCAGGCCGAGCAGGGTTGTATCCTGCTTGATGTCCGCATGCCCGAGATGGATGGCCTGGCAGTCCAGCAGGAACTGAACGCGCGTGGTATATCCATGCCTGTTGTTGTCCTGACCGGCCATGGGGACGTTACAATCGCCGTTCAGGCGATGAAGGCCGGGGCGGTCGATTTCCTGGAGAAGCCGTTCGAGAAGGCGGTATTGATCACGGCCATCGAAACCGCCTTTGAGCGCCTTGCCGATGCCGAAGGCAGGGCGAGCCGGGCGGCCGATGCGACCATCCTCATCGCGGGTCTCTCCGCACGTGAGCAGGACGTCCTCAAGGGACTTGCCCAGGGCTTGCCGAACAAATCCATCGCCTATGACCTCGGCATTTCGCCGCGTACGGTAGAAGTTCATCGTGCCAATCTGATGACAAAGCTCGGCGTCCGCAGCCTGTCGGAGGCTCTTCGCATCGCATTTTCCGCGGGCGTAACCGGCTAA
- a CDS encoding PAS domain S-box protein, with product MAAARLLASPSIRSQIITAVLAGLAVAIITFVTREQLAVHVDERVHYFVALGVAGMVLVALRPDLFVISSLSLVTLATLVIVDGWPTATSQQIAVAIFLFAMFLLWRNHHRTVTVTRELAESAVILAEELNLLIDGAQDYAIYMLDPDGNVTIWNEGAQRLKGWTAAEMIGRPADLFYPDDAVAAGKPALIRAEAVARGKIEMDDWRVRKDGSEFLAHVAITALKNPDGTVRSFAIVVRDITDQRAAESSLRNSEAHLRSILSTVPDAMIVIDERGTMLSFSAAAERLFGYAQAEVLGANVSMLMPSPYRERHDGYLERYLTTGERRIIGIGRVVFAMRKDGTTFPMELSVGEATGDGQRVFTGFIRDLTDRHRTQERLEELQSELIHVARVSAMGTMASTLAHELNQPITAVANYVEAVRDLLAEPDPDELPEIVEALQEAAGEAMRAGQIVRRLRDFVARGEVEKTVESLPDLINESAAFGLLGAGDKSIGTRIDIDHEAASVLVDKIQIQQVLVNLIRNAVDAMSTATRRVLTIRTAPDQPGFVRVTVADTGPGVAPEVAAQLFKAFVSTKTEGMGLGLSICRTIVEANGGRIWMEPAEGGGTQFHFTLIRTEAEKLDG from the coding sequence TTGGCCGCTGCCAGGCTGCTCGCCAGTCCTTCGATCCGTTCCCAGATCATCACGGCGGTTCTCGCGGGTCTCGCGGTCGCGATTATCACCTTCGTGACCCGCGAACAGCTCGCTGTGCACGTCGATGAACGCGTCCATTACTTCGTGGCCCTGGGTGTGGCGGGCATGGTGCTGGTCGCGCTCAGGCCCGACCTGTTCGTGATCTCGAGCCTCTCGCTCGTAACCCTTGCAACGCTTGTCATCGTCGACGGCTGGCCCACCGCAACGAGCCAGCAGATAGCCGTCGCGATCTTTCTCTTCGCGATGTTCCTCCTGTGGCGCAATCACCATCGCACCGTCACGGTCACGCGCGAACTGGCCGAAAGCGCGGTCATCCTCGCCGAAGAGCTTAACCTCCTGATCGACGGCGCGCAGGATTACGCCATCTACATGCTCGATCCCGACGGAAACGTCACGATCTGGAACGAAGGCGCCCAGCGACTGAAGGGCTGGACCGCCGCGGAAATGATCGGGAGACCGGCCGATCTCTTCTATCCTGATGACGCCGTTGCCGCCGGCAAACCGGCGTTGATCCGGGCCGAAGCGGTTGCACGCGGCAAGATAGAGATGGACGACTGGCGCGTCCGCAAGGATGGCAGCGAATTTCTCGCCCATGTTGCGATCACGGCGTTGAAGAATCCGGACGGGACGGTTCGCAGCTTTGCGATCGTCGTCCGCGACATTACCGACCAGCGCGCCGCCGAAAGCTCGCTCCGCAACAGCGAGGCGCATCTTCGCTCAATCCTGTCGACCGTTCCCGATGCGATGATCGTTATCGACGAGCGGGGGACAATGCTGTCCTTCAGTGCTGCGGCCGAGCGCCTGTTCGGGTACGCGCAGGCCGAAGTCCTGGGCGCCAATGTGAGCATGCTCATGCCCTCGCCCTATCGCGAACGTCATGACGGCTATCTCGAACGCTATCTCACGACGGGCGAGCGCCGGATCATCGGTATCGGCCGGGTGGTCTTCGCAATGCGCAAGGACGGGACCACATTTCCGATGGAATTGTCAGTGGGCGAGGCAACCGGCGACGGCCAGCGTGTCTTCACGGGCTTCATCCGCGACCTTACGGACCGCCATCGAACGCAGGAGCGGCTCGAGGAACTTCAATCCGAGCTTATACACGTCGCCCGCGTCAGCGCGATGGGAACCATGGCATCCACCCTGGCCCACGAACTCAACCAGCCGATCACAGCGGTTGCAAACTATGTCGAAGCCGTTCGCGATTTGCTGGCCGAGCCGGATCCCGACGAGCTGCCGGAAATTGTCGAGGCGTTGCAGGAGGCCGCAGGGGAGGCCATGCGCGCGGGCCAAATCGTCAGGCGGCTACGTGATTTCGTGGCGCGCGGCGAAGTTGAAAAGACGGTCGAGAGCCTGCCTGATCTGATCAACGAATCTGCCGCTTTCGGGTTGCTGGGCGCGGGTGACAAGTCGATCGGAACCCGGATCGATATCGATCACGAGGCAGCGAGCGTGCTGGTCGACAAGATCCAGATCCAGCAGGTTCTGGTCAACCTTATCCGCAACGCGGTGGACGCGATGAGTACGGCCACCCGCCGCGTTCTCACGATCCGGACGGCGCCCGATCAGCCAGGATTTGTTCGCGTGACGGTGGCTGACACGGGGCCTGGTGTGGCGCCCGAGGTGGCAGCCCAGCTCTTCAAGGCATTCGTGAGCACCAAAACGGAAGGCATGGGTCTTGGCCTCTCCATTTGCCGAACCATCGTCGAAGCCAATGGCGGCCGCATCTGGATGGAGCCAGCGGAAGGGGGCGGTACCCAGTTCCATTTTACCTTGATAAGGACGGAGGCGGAGAAGCTGGATGGATGA
- a CDS encoding MgtC/SapB family protein, whose protein sequence is MNMPDAELLRTLTASLAVGILIGIERGWRQRNAIDGSRVSGLRTFGLIGLAGGLAGHVPDLLAAVITLATLSSLVLGYRGALAREGSLSVTNTLVGIITFALGYIAARGQVSEALAVAAVTTLILTLRGQAHAMLKGMTAQEVDSIARFALVALVILPLLPDRNLGPYDAWNPRQIWMVVVVVLGLSFAGYVATRRLGSEKGIMITALCGSLVSSTAVTATYARRLRAKDGPEAPLIAGIALASLVMFVRVQLLSIALIPYAARSLALAMVPAFIVGGLTTLIALRKYNAKTSSAEVKLGNPLDFGPALLLAGVVAVMAVPARWALEQFGNQGIVVVLGLTGMWDVDAAVLTLAGMPRDVLDENTAGLVLAVPVLANTAFKGLLALGIAGPRQQGWKASGPLFAAVLASGVGIAVLLALR, encoded by the coding sequence ATGAACATGCCTGACGCTGAATTGCTGCGTACCCTGACGGCCTCTCTGGCAGTTGGCATCCTGATCGGCATCGAACGCGGTTGGCGCCAGCGGAATGCGATCGATGGAAGCCGGGTGAGCGGGCTCAGAACATTTGGTCTGATTGGCCTCGCCGGCGGACTCGCCGGGCACGTCCCGGATCTTCTGGCCGCCGTCATTACGCTCGCCACGCTGTCGAGCCTGGTCCTCGGTTACCGCGGCGCTCTCGCACGCGAAGGGAGTCTTTCGGTCACCAATACGCTGGTTGGGATCATCACCTTCGCTTTGGGTTACATCGCCGCCAGGGGCCAGGTCAGCGAGGCGCTGGCGGTCGCCGCCGTGACCACGCTGATCCTCACGCTGCGCGGACAGGCCCACGCCATGCTGAAAGGCATGACGGCACAGGAAGTCGATTCGATCGCGCGCTTTGCGCTCGTGGCCCTCGTCATCCTGCCGTTGCTCCCGGATCGCAATCTCGGCCCCTACGATGCCTGGAATCCCCGCCAGATCTGGATGGTGGTGGTCGTGGTCCTCGGACTTTCCTTCGCTGGCTATGTCGCGACCCGCCGACTGGGATCCGAGAAAGGCATCATGATAACCGCGCTATGCGGATCGCTTGTGTCCTCAACGGCCGTGACCGCAACCTATGCGCGGCGATTGCGCGCAAAAGACGGACCGGAAGCTCCTCTTATTGCCGGTATAGCGCTTGCCTCGCTGGTGATGTTTGTGCGCGTCCAGCTGTTGTCGATTGCCCTCATCCCCTACGCAGCCCGGTCGCTGGCTCTGGCCATGGTTCCAGCGTTCATCGTCGGCGGATTGACGACATTGATCGCGCTTCGCAAATATAACGCAAAGACGAGCAGCGCTGAGGTGAAGCTCGGCAACCCGCTCGATTTTGGACCGGCGCTGTTGCTCGCCGGAGTGGTGGCGGTGATGGCCGTGCCGGCACGCTGGGCGCTCGAACAGTTCGGCAACCAGGGCATTGTCGTCGTGCTGGGCCTGACCGGCATGTGGGATGTCGACGCGGCGGTCCTCACTCTCGCGGGAATGCCCAGGGATGTTCTCGACGAAAACACGGCAGGCCTGGTGCTGGCGGTCCCCGTGCTCGCGAACACGGCCTTCAAGGGCCTTCTGGCGCTCGGGATCGCCGGCCCCCGCCAGCAGGGCTGGAAGGCGTCCGGCCCCCTGTTCGCCGCGGTACTGGCCTCCGGCGTGGGGATCGCGGTGCTTCTCGCGCTCAGATAG
- a CDS encoding sensor histidine kinase yields MDKGAYARWRAQIVGRENICGFGASFGIAESARCGVTLTTVLPSREINPMVRMFDLNQHLRTLQLRLDARSSDEAQIEIKVSAEKALVRFDASVLDAALVELVDNARTALAIGGRIIVRAKRVGRRLWVTVADTGKGMSPPERTAVLDGAHDTGLGQIRHFARSCHARFRLRSAVGRGTVAVLMIPLVLNVGLTRQAGSLAPAGRQARLHERRGRLQRGQPRRNKAHMNAQPVEPKPDIIRPLAPPETPAPPEPRETPMPNPPEIIPSQPDFVPGVPPEEYPASV; encoded by the coding sequence ATGGATAAAGGAGCGTATGCTCGATGGCGCGCGCAGATTGTGGGGCGGGAGAATATCTGCGGCTTCGGCGCTTCATTCGGGATCGCCGAGTCGGCGCGCTGCGGAGTCACTTTGACGACCGTTCTGCCTTCCAGGGAAATCAATCCGATGGTTCGCATGTTCGACCTCAACCAGCATCTCCGGACGCTGCAATTGCGTCTTGACGCTCGAAGCAGCGATGAGGCGCAGATCGAAATTAAAGTCTCAGCGGAGAAGGCTCTGGTCAGGTTTGATGCGTCGGTCCTTGATGCTGCACTCGTCGAGCTTGTCGACAATGCGCGCACTGCTCTTGCAATCGGGGGGCGCATCATTGTGCGAGCCAAGCGCGTGGGGCGTCGGTTATGGGTCACCGTTGCAGACACGGGAAAAGGGATGAGCCCGCCGGAACGCACAGCCGTTCTGGATGGCGCGCATGACACTGGCCTCGGTCAAATTCGCCATTTCGCACGATCCTGTCACGCCAGATTTCGACTTCGTAGCGCAGTCGGCCGGGGCACGGTTGCCGTGCTCATGATACCGCTTGTCCTCAATGTTGGCCTTACTCGTCAGGCGGGATCGCTAGCGCCCGCAGGGAGGCAAGCACGGCTACATGAACGCCGCGGAAGACTGCAGCGTGGACAGCCAAGAAGGAACAAGGCCCATATGAATGCTCAGCCCGTCGAACCCAAGCCTGACATTATTCGGCCATTGGCCCCGCCAGAGACTCCCGCACCTCCAGAGCCCCGGGAAACGCCTATGCCCAATCCCCCTGAAATCATCCCAAGCCAGCCTGATTTCGTACCGGGTGTGCCACCGGAGGAATACCCCGCCAGTGTCTAA
- a CDS encoding Hsp20/alpha crystallin family protein, with protein MTDQVPVSASKGTPVSRSGDRPMDWLRGEIDRLFEDFGRPASSIFSFGNRSPTAPVPAVEMVDDGKAYRLTVELPGLSEEDIAVNITEGVLDISGEKKEETERKDKGYLYSERRYGSFHRQISGLPAMTGPVA; from the coding sequence ATGACTGATCAGGTCCCGGTTTCCGCGTCAAAAGGAACTCCTGTCAGCCGGTCTGGGGATCGTCCAATGGACTGGCTGCGTGGTGAGATCGACCGCTTGTTCGAAGATTTCGGCCGACCCGCATCGAGCATATTCAGCTTTGGCAATCGATCACCGACAGCGCCCGTGCCGGCCGTCGAGATGGTGGATGATGGCAAAGCCTATCGCCTGACCGTCGAACTGCCTGGCCTCAGCGAGGAAGATATCGCAGTTAATATCACCGAAGGCGTACTCGATATCTCGGGCGAAAAGAAGGAAGAAACCGAGCGCAAGGACAAAGGCTATCTGTACAGCGAGCGCCGTTACGGCTCGTTTCACCGCCAGATATCTGGGCTGCCCGCGATGACTGGTCCGGTTGCATAG
- a CDS encoding IS3 family transposase (programmed frameshift), whose translation MGRQRFTPEQIIAKLREADVLVGRGSTAIEACRQIGISEQTLYRWRKEYGGLKVDQARRMKDLERENARLKRLVADLALDKAILQEASKPDFLSPSRRREAIEQVRRALPVSERRTCRVLGQHRSTQRHPPKDDADERRLTADIIVLAKDYGRYGYRRIHALLGHAGWQVSLSVVERIWRREGLKVPKKQPKRRRLWLGDGSCIRLRPFHRGHVWSYDFVEDQTHNGRKFRMLNIIDEYSRECLAMVPLRRFRSNDVIDVLADLFIEHGPPEYIRSDNGPEFVAHAVREWLGRLGVTTLYIEPGSPWENGYIESFNARLRDELLNGEIFYSLEEVRCVTGWWREHYNRVRPHSSLGYRPPAPETIKMPAWPLGSAALRLPPRLASEAIFN comes from the exons ATGGGACGTCAACGTTTTACGCCGGAACAGATCATCGCGAAGCTGCGTGAGGCGGATGTGCTGGTCGGGCGGGGATCGACAGCGATCGAGGCTTGCCGGCAGATCGGGATATCGGAGCAGACGCTGTATCGGTGGCGCAAGGAATATGGCGGCTTGAAGGTCGATCAGGCGCGGCGGATGAAGGATTTGGAGCGAGAGAACGCGCGGTTGAAGCGGCTTGTCGCGGACCTCGCGTTGGACAAGGCGATCCTGCAAGAGGCGTCGAAGC CTGACTTTTTAAGCCCCTCCCGCCGCCGCGAAGCGATCGAGCAGGTCCGTCGTGCGTTGCCGGTATCGGAACGACGGACCTGCCGCGTACTCGGCCAGCATCGCTCGACGCAGCGACATCCCCCGAAGGATGATGCCGACGAACGGCGCCTGACGGCCGACATCATCGTGCTGGCGAAGGATTATGGCCGTTACGGCTATCGCCGTATCCATGCGCTGCTCGGACATGCTGGCTGGCAGGTCAGCCTGTCGGTGGTCGAGCGCATCTGGCGGCGGGAGGGTTTAAAGGTGCCGAAGAAACAACCGAAGCGGCGCCGGCTCTGGCTTGGTGACGGGTCGTGCATCCGGCTGCGCCCGTTTCATCGCGGGCATGTGTGGTCCTATGACTTCGTCGAGGATCAGACGCACAACGGAAGGAAGTTCCGGATGCTCAACATCATCGACGAATACAGTCGCGAGTGCCTGGCAATGGTGCCGCTGCGGCGGTTCCGTTCGAACGATGTCATCGACGTGCTCGCCGATCTGTTCATCGAACATGGCCCGCCCGAGTATATCAGGTCCGATAACGGCCCCGAGTTCGTCGCCCATGCGGTGCGCGAATGGCTCGGCCGGCTTGGCGTCACGACCCTCTATATCGAGCCCGGCAGTCCGTGGGAGAATGGCTATATCGAGAGCTTCAATGCCCGCCTGCGGGACGAACTGCTCAACGGCGAAATCTTCTACAGCCTCGAGGAAGTCCGTTGCGTCACCGGCTGGTGGCGGGAGCACTACAATCGCGTCCGGCCTCATAGCAGCCTTGGGTACCGCCCACCGGCTCCGGAAACGATCAAGATGCCAGCCTGGCCGCTCGGCTCCGCTGCGCTCCGCCTCCCGCCCAGGCTGGCATCGGAGGCGATCTTCAACTAA
- a CDS encoding bifunctional aminoglycoside phosphotransferase/ATP-binding protein, which yields MTASAPLIGMTGKQADVVTFLESPGALKPGETARRIDTHAAHIFLAGDRAWKLKQAVHYDYLDFSSVDKRRAALEAELSLNRRTAPSLYLAVRPICRDGTGKLNMEGQGEAVDWLLEMRRFADGALLEDVAARGGLDDRLVTSLADQIEAFHGDAEVHRSQSGAKRIAAVISGNRTSMARFGEILPAAAASGLIERQMEQALCHAELLDARTRQGRVRHGHGDLHLANIAVIDDEPVLFDCLEFDPTLATTDVLYDLGFLLMDLWARGLQTQANLLLNRYLDISPQDEAGIALLPLFLSIRATIRAHALAAQAAGTPDSDLAYKARHYLALANKLLVPVPPRLVAIGGLSGTGKSTIARLVAPCLGRAPGARILRSDVLRKRLAGVPPETPLPSASYTSTANAAVYGELERLASHTLHAGQAAIADAVFARPVERDAIGRIARRQGLPFEGIWLEAAPDLLKQRITTRANDASDADAVVAEAQAHYDIGSVDWHKVRADGAREVVAGKVRTILLGGDR from the coding sequence ATGACGGCATCGGCCCCGCTGATCGGCATGACTGGAAAGCAAGCCGATGTCGTCACCTTCCTGGAGTCGCCGGGTGCGCTAAAGCCTGGAGAAACCGCGCGCCGGATAGATACGCACGCCGCGCACATATTTCTGGCCGGCGATCGCGCCTGGAAGCTCAAGCAAGCCGTCCATTACGACTATCTCGACTTTTCGAGCGTGGACAAGCGCCGCGCCGCGCTTGAGGCGGAACTGTCACTCAACCGCAGGACGGCGCCGTCGCTCTATCTTGCGGTCCGCCCGATCTGTCGGGATGGCACTGGCAAGCTCAACATGGAGGGACAGGGAGAAGCCGTCGACTGGCTCCTCGAAATGCGGCGCTTTGCGGATGGTGCCTTGCTCGAGGACGTCGCCGCTCGCGGCGGGTTGGATGATCGGCTGGTCACGAGCCTCGCTGATCAGATCGAAGCATTTCACGGTGATGCGGAGGTGCACCGCTCGCAATCGGGCGCGAAACGTATCGCGGCGGTGATTTCGGGAAATCGGACGAGCATGGCGCGATTTGGCGAGATATTGCCGGCCGCTGCCGCAAGCGGTTTGATTGAACGGCAAATGGAACAGGCGCTTTGCCATGCCGAATTGCTGGATGCGCGCACCCGCCAGGGCCGCGTCAGGCACGGGCATGGTGACCTGCATCTCGCGAATATTGCGGTGATCGACGATGAGCCTGTCTTGTTCGATTGCCTCGAGTTCGATCCGACGCTTGCAACGACCGATGTGCTCTACGATCTCGGCTTCCTGTTGATGGATCTTTGGGCGCGCGGGCTTCAAACGCAGGCGAATCTGCTGCTGAACCGCTATCTGGACATTTCTCCGCAGGATGAGGCGGGCATAGCGCTCCTCCCCTTGTTTCTTTCCATCCGCGCGACCATCCGGGCCCATGCCTTGGCGGCACAAGCGGCGGGGACACCGGACTCGGACCTAGCGTACAAGGCCCGGCATTATCTGGCGCTCGCCAATAAGCTGCTCGTTCCCGTGCCGCCGCGCCTCGTCGCGATCGGCGGGCTTTCCGGAACCGGAAAGTCGACCATTGCCAGGCTGGTGGCTCCATGTCTGGGTCGGGCTCCCGGTGCCCGAATTCTAAGGTCGGATGTCTTGCGCAAGCGGCTGGCGGGCGTTCCGCCGGAAACCCCGCTTCCCAGTGCCTCTTATACCTCGACAGCAAACGCGGCAGTCTATGGCGAGTTGGAACGATTGGCCAGTCACACCCTGCACGCCGGGCAGGCCGCGATAGCGGACGCGGTCTTTGCAAGGCCGGTGGAGCGCGATGCGATCGGTCGGATCGCACGGCGCCAGGGCCTTCCATTCGAGGGTATCTGGCTCGAAGCCGCGCCCGATCTGTTGAAACAACGAATCACGACGCGCGCGAACGATGCCTCGGATGCCGATGCCGTCGTGGCCGAAGCGCAGGCACATTATGATATCGGCAGTGTTGACTGGCACAAGGTAAGAGCGGACGGCGCACGCGAGGTCGTCGCAGGCAAGGTGCGAACAATCCTCCTCGGAGGAGACCGCTGA
- a CDS encoding cupin domain-containing protein — protein sequence MQGFIGDIENLTEDNEDFRRVLYTGRNLQLVLMALKPGEEIGLEIHDDRDQFFRVEKGSGEVLIDGVRTAIKGDDGIIVPAGAEHNIVNTGDKLLQLYTIYGPPEHIDGTIHRTKADAEASHEHFDGRTTE from the coding sequence ATGCAGGGATTTATCGGCGACATCGAAAATCTGACCGAGGATAATGAGGACTTTCGCCGTGTTCTCTACACGGGCCGAAATCTGCAACTCGTGCTCATGGCTTTGAAGCCCGGTGAGGAAATTGGGCTCGAAATACACGATGATCGTGACCAGTTCTTTCGGGTCGAGAAGGGCAGCGGCGAGGTTCTCATTGATGGCGTTCGCACGGCCATCAAGGGCGATGACGGCATCATCGTTCCTGCCGGGGCCGAGCACAATATCGTCAACACCGGCGACAAGCTGCTGCAGCTTTACACCATCTATGGGCCGCCGGAACATATCGACGGTACGATCCATCGCACGAAGGCCGATGCCGAAGCGTCGCACGAACATTTCGACGGCCGGACAACGGAATAG
- a CDS encoding 2-hydroxyacid dehydrogenase produces the protein MDVAVFSTRSYDREFLDLANAAAGNSHALRYFDAGLSEQTMALAAGSDAICAFVNDHLDRNVLAALHGQGTKLIALRCAGFNHVDLEAAEALKIAVARVPAYSPAAIAEHTVALILSLNRKLHRAYVRVREGNFALDGLLGFNLGNRTVGIVGTGRIGTLVAHILQGFGCTLLAFDPVPDETLEQRGVTYVPFPELMERSDIVTIHCPLTPQTHHLINANSLKLIREGAMLINTSRGAVVDTRAVIAGLKSGRIGALGLDVYEEEGDLFFRNLSETMLQDDVFARLLTFPNVLITGHQGFFTREALTAIAETTIHNISSFEESGQTAHQIGTELLA, from the coding sequence ATGGACGTCGCCGTTTTTAGCACCCGCAGCTATGATCGGGAATTTCTCGATCTGGCCAACGCGGCGGCTGGAAATTCGCACGCCTTGCGTTATTTCGACGCCGGCCTCTCGGAGCAGACGATGGCGCTGGCGGCGGGATCGGATGCGATCTGCGCCTTCGTCAACGACCACCTCGATCGAAACGTGCTCGCCGCGCTTCACGGCCAAGGGACGAAACTGATTGCCTTGCGATGCGCCGGTTTCAATCATGTCGATCTCGAAGCGGCTGAGGCGCTGAAGATCGCCGTCGCGCGCGTACCAGCCTATTCCCCCGCAGCAATTGCCGAACACACCGTCGCGCTCATCCTGTCGCTCAACCGCAAGCTGCACCGGGCCTATGTCCGGGTCCGGGAAGGGAACTTCGCGCTGGACGGCCTGCTTGGGTTCAACCTCGGCAACCGAACAGTCGGGATTGTGGGGACCGGCCGCATTGGAACGCTCGTGGCCCATATCCTTCAAGGATTCGGATGCACGCTATTGGCCTTCGACCCAGTCCCGGATGAGACCCTCGAGCAGCGGGGCGTGACCTACGTGCCGTTCCCCGAGCTGATGGAACGATCCGACATCGTAACCATCCATTGCCCGCTCACGCCGCAAACGCATCATCTGATCAATGCGAACTCGCTCAAGCTGATCCGCGAGGGTGCGATGCTGATCAATACGAGCCGGGGAGCCGTCGTGGATACCCGCGCTGTCATCGCCGGATTGAAGTCGGGAAGGATTGGGGCGTTGGGCCTCGATGTCTATGAAGAAGAAGGTGATCTCTTCTTCCGAAACCTGTCGGAAACCATGCTGCAGGATGATGTTTTCGCGCGCCTCCTGACATTCCCGAATGTCCTCATTACAGGCCATCAGGGCTTTTTCACCCGCGAGGCGCTCACAGCCATCGCGGAGACCACGATCCACAACATCTCGAGCTTCGAAGAGAGCGGTCAGACAGCACATCAGATCGGAACGGAACTCCTGGCCTGA